Proteins from a single region of Dyadobacter fanqingshengii:
- a CDS encoding hydroxypyruvate isomerase family protein, translated as MLRRNFVKSSLGLAGAAIAAGDAFATAPTAKNKFKLKYASHFGMFQNSAGKDVIDQLKFMADQGFMAIEDNGMMGRPVEQQEAIAKEMTRLGMQMGVFVVDKGGNGANTLAAGKQEYIDIFLNGCKKAVEVAKRVNAKWMTVVPGDFERNLPIGVQTGHVIDALRRGAEILEPHGLVMVLEPLSDSPNLFLRTSDQTYEICRGVNSKSCKILYDIYHMQKNEGRLLYNIDRTWSEIDYFQIGDEPGRKEPTTGEINYKNIFKYIYDRSKKENKSFIMGMEHGNFSPGKEGEEALIKAYVESDNFAI; from the coding sequence ATGCTCCGCAGAAATTTTGTAAAATCTTCCCTTGGTCTGGCTGGTGCAGCAATTGCAGCAGGAGATGCTTTCGCAACCGCGCCAACGGCTAAAAATAAATTCAAGCTTAAATACGCGTCCCACTTCGGCATGTTTCAAAACAGCGCTGGCAAAGATGTGATTGATCAGCTGAAATTTATGGCTGACCAGGGTTTTATGGCGATTGAAGATAATGGCATGATGGGCAGGCCCGTGGAGCAGCAGGAAGCCATTGCCAAAGAAATGACGCGCCTGGGTATGCAAATGGGCGTTTTTGTGGTGGATAAAGGTGGAAACGGGGCCAATACACTAGCAGCAGGCAAGCAGGAATACATTGATATTTTCTTAAATGGCTGCAAAAAAGCGGTGGAAGTTGCCAAGCGCGTGAATGCCAAATGGATGACGGTTGTTCCGGGTGATTTTGAGAGAAATTTGCCTATTGGCGTGCAGACAGGTCATGTGATTGATGCATTGCGGCGCGGCGCGGAAATCCTTGAACCACATGGGTTAGTCATGGTTTTGGAGCCGTTAAGCGATTCGCCGAACCTGTTCCTGAGAACTTCCGATCAGACTTATGAAATATGCCGCGGGGTGAACAGTAAATCCTGCAAAATTCTGTACGACATTTATCACATGCAGAAAAACGAAGGCCGCTTGCTCTACAACATTGACAGAACTTGGAGTGAAATTGATTATTTCCAGATAGGGGATGAGCCGGGCCGTAAAGAGCCGACAACGGGTGAAATCAATTACAAAAACATTTTCAAATACATTTACGACCGCAGCAAAAAGGAAAACAAATCGTTCATAATGGGCATGGAACACGGCAATTTTTCGCCGGGTAAAGAGGGAGAAGAGGCGCTGATCAAAGCGTATGTGGAAAGTGACAACTTCGCGATCTAA
- a CDS encoding isoamylase early set domain-containing protein — translation MALTKQFVKSKSLYKVTFTVPAEAAVEAKKVALVGEFNGWNPEEAIALKKQKDGSFKASLELASGEYQFRYILDDAKWENDWAADKYVAAGVDATAENSVVVL, via the coding sequence ATGGCATTAACGAAACAATTTGTAAAGAGTAAATCCCTTTATAAAGTAACATTTACAGTTCCTGCGGAAGCAGCAGTTGAAGCAAAAAAAGTTGCACTGGTTGGTGAATTCAACGGATGGAATCCTGAGGAAGCGATCGCATTGAAAAAACAAAAAGACGGGTCATTCAAAGCTAGCCTTGAGTTGGCTTCGGGTGAATATCAATTCCGTTACATTCTTGACGACGCGAAATGGGAAAACGACTGGGCAGCAGATAAATACGTAGCTGCTGGCGTTGACGCAACTGCTGAAAACTCGGTTGTCGTATTGTAA
- a CDS encoding GlcG/HbpS family heme-binding protein: MNISLEQAEAIIDAAKIKAAELNTKMNICVVDTGANIVAFARMDGAWLGSADIAQKKAKTAVWFTMDTAALSPLVQPGEPLFNIEHSNGGLITFPGGVIIKNSGGEIIGAIGVSGSTVDDDHEVAAAGAASL; encoded by the coding sequence ATGAACATTTCATTGGAACAAGCAGAAGCTATTATTGACGCGGCAAAAATAAAAGCAGCGGAACTCAATACCAAAATGAATATCTGTGTAGTGGACACGGGGGCTAATATTGTGGCTTTTGCACGCATGGACGGAGCCTGGTTAGGTTCGGCTGATATTGCTCAAAAAAAGGCCAAAACGGCCGTCTGGTTCACTATGGACACTGCCGCACTGAGTCCGCTGGTACAGCCTGGCGAGCCACTTTTTAACATTGAGCATTCTAATGGAGGGCTGATAACGTTCCCTGGCGGTGTTATCATTAAGAATTCCGGCGGAGAAATTATTGGTGCAATCGGTGTCAGTGGCAGCACAGTAGACGATGATCACGAAGTAGCGGCAGCTGGCGCAGCTTCATTATAA
- a CDS encoding TonB-dependent receptor, whose amino-acid sequence MKLLILMLFCTLSLPSIAQHTLSGKVILEDGSGTAFGASIYINELKTGATADSLGHYKIAGIPNGNYSIRVSFISMPSITEKNVRIEKDVVRDFVLKSGANALEEVVVTGTMKEVSKLDSPVPVDIITAKFIYKNPVPSIFEGLSYVNGVRPQLNCNVCSTGDIHINGLEGPYTMVLIDGMPMVSGLSTVYGLSGIPNSLIERVEIVKGPASTLYGSEAVGGLINIITKNPSKAPIFSADAFSTSWLDYNVDLGVKLTAGSKASALLGVSYFNYQNPIDNNKDGFTDLTLQNRISVFNKWSFNRKNNRQASIAARYYYEDRWGGQMNWNKTFRGGNEVYGESIYTKRFEVLGTYQLPMSEKVTLQYSFSSHNQNSTYGNVIFNADQKIAFAQLLWDKEIGRHNLLFGTPFRYTFYNDNTTATRFLDGKDHPDKILLPGIFIQDEIKAGAHALLLGARYDYNSRHGSIFTPRLAYKYKFNQTDVVRLNIGRGFRIVNLFTEDHAALTGSRQVILKEALDPEQSWNVNVNYVKKIVTGSSFIGFDASIFYTHFTNRILPDYDTNPNEIIYDNLDGYAVSKGINLNLDFNFPFPLKIIAGATYMENFQKENGVRFRPVLTEKYTGVWSVSYEFQKSGISFDYTGNIYGPMRLPVLSEEDPRARISPVWSLQNIQVTKKFDNGLEIYGGVKNLLNFTPPANSIARSNDPFDKSVKFDDHGQVIATPDNPYRLTFDPSYVFAPNQGIRGFLGMRYTLR is encoded by the coding sequence ATGAAGTTACTCATACTAATGCTTTTTTGCACACTCAGCTTACCAAGCATTGCGCAGCACACACTTTCCGGAAAGGTGATTCTGGAAGATGGCAGCGGAACAGCATTTGGTGCCTCGATCTATATTAACGAATTGAAAACCGGAGCAACGGCCGACTCGCTCGGGCACTACAAAATAGCAGGCATTCCAAACGGAAATTATTCAATCCGCGTAAGCTTCATTTCCATGCCATCCATTACCGAGAAGAATGTGCGCATTGAAAAGGATGTGGTTCGTGATTTTGTGCTGAAATCCGGCGCGAATGCTTTGGAGGAAGTGGTGGTTACCGGCACAATGAAAGAAGTTTCAAAACTCGACAGCCCTGTTCCGGTTGACATTATTACCGCCAAATTCATTTACAAAAACCCGGTTCCCAGCATTTTCGAAGGCCTTAGCTACGTCAACGGCGTGCGTCCGCAGCTCAATTGCAATGTGTGCAGCACCGGCGACATTCACATCAACGGATTGGAAGGCCCTTACACCATGGTGCTCATCGACGGCATGCCCATGGTCAGCGGACTTTCCACAGTTTATGGTTTGTCAGGAATCCCAAACAGCCTGATCGAAAGAGTTGAAATTGTAAAAGGCCCGGCTTCAACGCTTTATGGCTCGGAAGCGGTTGGTGGCTTGATCAACATTATCACAAAAAATCCTTCCAAAGCGCCTATATTTTCTGCGGATGCATTCAGCACTTCCTGGCTGGATTACAATGTGGACCTGGGCGTGAAATTAACAGCTGGTTCAAAGGCCAGTGCGCTGCTGGGTGTGAGTTATTTCAATTATCAAAATCCCATCGACAACAACAAAGACGGCTTCACGGATCTGACATTACAGAATCGTATCTCAGTTTTCAACAAATGGTCCTTTAACAGAAAAAATAACCGCCAGGCGAGCATCGCAGCACGTTACTATTACGAAGATCGCTGGGGCGGGCAAATGAATTGGAACAAGACATTTCGCGGCGGAAACGAAGTTTATGGGGAAAGCATTTATACAAAACGCTTTGAAGTCTTAGGAACTTACCAGCTTCCCATGTCCGAAAAAGTGACTTTGCAATATTCATTCAGTTCTCACAATCAGAATTCAACCTATGGCAATGTCATTTTTAATGCGGATCAGAAAATAGCATTTGCGCAGCTTTTGTGGGATAAGGAAATCGGCAGGCATAACCTGCTTTTTGGCACGCCCTTTCGCTATACATTTTATAATGATAACACCACCGCGACGCGATTTCTGGACGGCAAAGATCATCCCGACAAAATATTATTACCCGGAATTTTCATCCAGGACGAGATCAAAGCCGGGGCACATGCGCTGTTGCTGGGCGCCAGATATGACTATAACAGCCGCCACGGAAGCATTTTTACGCCACGACTGGCCTATAAATACAAATTTAACCAAACCGATGTCGTCAGGCTGAACATTGGCCGGGGTTTCCGGATTGTGAACCTGTTCACCGAAGATCACGCGGCATTAACCGGTTCACGGCAGGTTATCTTAAAAGAAGCCCTTGATCCTGAGCAAAGCTGGAATGTGAATGTGAATTATGTCAAAAAGATCGTGACCGGAAGCTCTTTCATCGGCTTCGATGCTTCTATTTTCTACACCCATTTCACAAACCGGATCCTGCCCGATTACGACACTAATCCCAATGAGATCATTTACGACAATCTGGACGGTTATGCAGTTTCAAAGGGCATCAATCTAAACCTGGATTTCAACTTCCCCTTCCCATTAAAAATTATTGCCGGAGCCACTTATATGGAGAATTTTCAAAAGGAAAACGGCGTCCGGTTCCGGCCTGTGCTGACCGAAAAATATACCGGCGTCTGGTCTGTTTCCTACGAGTTTCAAAAATCAGGCATTTCCTTCGATTATACGGGGAACATTTATGGCCCCATGCGGCTTCCTGTGCTAAGTGAAGAGGATCCGCGCGCAAGGATTTCCCCCGTTTGGTCCTTACAAAACATACAGGTTACTAAAAAATTTGATAATGGTCTGGAAATATACGGCGGGGTGAAAAACCTGTTAAATTTCACGCCACCCGCCAATTCCATCGCGCGTTCAAATGATCCGTTCGACAAGAGTGTAAAGTTTGATGATCATGGTCAGGTGATCGCAACGCCCGATAATCCTTACCGTTTGACATTCGACCCGTCCTATGTTTTTGCACCGAACCAAGGCATCAGGGGTTTTCTCGGCATGCGTTATACGTTACGGTAA
- a CDS encoding DoxX family protein, whose amino-acid sequence MLKKFLKPMKLPAPADWGVLILRVGFSLLMLTHGYAKLQNLLAGDHSFADPIGIGEELSLYLTIFAEFGCSILLILGLFSRAVLIPLIFTMVVVLLVIHAEDPFDKKEHALSFLIVYVTLFLTGPGRFSVDSGLYK is encoded by the coding sequence ATGCTGAAGAAATTTTTGAAACCAATGAAGCTTCCGGCGCCGGCCGATTGGGGTGTTTTGATTTTGCGTGTAGGCTTTTCGTTGCTCATGCTCACACACGGCTATGCTAAGCTGCAAAATCTGCTGGCAGGCGATCATTCATTCGCGGATCCGATTGGAATAGGGGAGGAGCTTTCACTTTATCTGACCATTTTTGCCGAGTTCGGCTGCTCCATTTTGCTGATCCTGGGACTTTTCAGCCGGGCGGTGTTGATTCCGTTGATTTTTACAATGGTCGTTGTGCTGCTCGTGATTCATGCGGAAGATCCATTTGACAAAAAAGAACACGCGTTGTCGTTTCTGATCGTATATGTGACCTTGTTTCTCACCGGGCCGGGGCGCTTTTCTGTGGATAGCGGTCTGTATAAATAA
- a CDS encoding aldo/keto reductase, which produces MQNRRFGRSGWQISEIGYGMWGLAGWTGSDRKETDDSLNLAVESGVNFFDTAWGYGEGLSERILGDLIRRYPDRKLYAATKIPPKNRQWPSKPGSSLKDVFPADYIVEYTEKSLQNLGTERIDLLQFHVWEDSWAQEDEWKEAIQKLTQEGKVERWGISVNRWEPDNVLKTLETGLIDAVQVIYNIFDQAPEDNLFPLCKKLDIGVISRVPFDEGTLTGTLTKETTFPADDWRSTYFVPENLNSSVDHAEALKADIPEGMTMPELALRFILNNPDVHTTIPGMRKLPHVRSNVSASDGKLLDPKLAEKLKQHRWDRSPTQWSQ; this is translated from the coding sequence ATGCAAAACCGTCGTTTTGGACGTAGTGGCTGGCAGATCAGCGAAATAGGTTATGGAATGTGGGGACTTGCAGGCTGGACCGGCTCCGACCGTAAGGAAACAGATGACTCGCTTAATCTGGCCGTTGAATCGGGCGTTAATTTCTTTGACACAGCCTGGGGATATGGCGAAGGCCTCAGCGAGCGCATCCTAGGCGACCTGATCCGCCGTTACCCGGACCGCAAATTGTATGCTGCCACCAAAATTCCACCAAAAAACCGCCAATGGCCATCGAAGCCTGGCTCCTCTTTAAAAGATGTGTTCCCTGCGGATTACATTGTGGAATACACGGAGAAAAGTCTTCAAAATTTGGGCACAGAACGCATTGACTTGCTTCAATTCCATGTTTGGGAAGATAGCTGGGCGCAGGAAGATGAGTGGAAAGAAGCCATTCAAAAACTCACGCAGGAAGGAAAAGTGGAACGTTGGGGCATCAGCGTGAACCGTTGGGAGCCGGATAATGTGCTAAAAACGCTTGAAACTGGCTTGATAGACGCCGTTCAGGTTATTTACAATATTTTTGATCAGGCACCGGAAGACAATCTTTTCCCGCTTTGCAAGAAACTGGATATCGGCGTCATATCCCGCGTTCCGTTTGATGAAGGAACATTAACGGGCACACTGACCAAAGAAACAACATTCCCGGCCGACGACTGGCGTTCAACTTACTTCGTGCCTGAAAACCTGAATTCCAGCGTTGATCATGCCGAAGCTTTGAAAGCAGACATCCCGGAAGGCATGACAATGCCCGAGCTCGCATTAAGATTTATACTGAACAATCCGGACGTGCATACCACGATCCCGGGTATGCGCAAGTTACCGCACGTACGATCCAATGTTTCCGCCAGCGATGGCAAGTTACTCGATCCTAAACTGGCCGAAAAGTTGAAACAACACCGTTGGGATCGTTCTCCAACGCAATGGTCACAATAG
- a CDS encoding M23 family metallopeptidase encodes MTVKRIAGIVLILSICGWVNEDKPSEKMTEYCAAFNQMQLDIRDNVISPDSGRLAFRTVMQQIRSEFKRDTCRAIDSSYFVYPVKGYTPRESIGGRGRGYRGDGFDLFDNEVKGSHPAHDLFIKDKDQDNLDDRTWKAVDVLSFTSGVVIATETGWKYNSEFRGGNWIWIYDPCLDGLFYYAHNNMVEVQPGQWVNAGDKIAEMGRSGYNAYQKRSPTHLHLMYLQLDEYAMPVPVNTYDWLLMGTVKDGFVL; translated from the coding sequence ATGACAGTAAAAAGAATTGCCGGAATTGTCTTGATCCTCAGCATTTGCGGCTGGGTCAATGAAGACAAGCCTTCCGAAAAAATGACCGAATACTGTGCTGCATTCAACCAGATGCAGCTCGACATCCGGGACAATGTGATCTCGCCGGACTCTGGGCGCCTGGCTTTCCGCACTGTAATGCAGCAAATCCGAAGTGAATTTAAAAGAGACACTTGCCGCGCAATTGACTCGTCCTATTTTGTTTATCCTGTCAAAGGTTACACGCCGCGCGAATCCATTGGCGGTCGGGGGAGAGGTTACCGGGGAGATGGTTTTGATCTTTTTGACAACGAAGTAAAAGGAAGCCATCCTGCGCACGACCTTTTCATCAAAGACAAAGACCAGGATAATCTGGACGACCGGACATGGAAAGCCGTTGACGTCCTGTCATTTACCTCAGGCGTTGTTATTGCCACAGAAACGGGCTGGAAATACAACAGCGAATTTCGTGGCGGAAACTGGATCTGGATTTACGATCCCTGCCTCGACGGCCTTTTCTACTACGCGCACAACAACATGGTTGAAGTGCAGCCCGGACAATGGGTGAATGCTGGTGATAAAATTGCGGAAATGGGCCGCTCCGGTTATAATGCTTATCAAAAACGATCTCCCACGCACCTGCACCTGATGTATCTGCAACTGGATGAATATGCAATGCCGGTGCCCGTCAACACTTATGACTGGCTGCTTATGGGAACGGTGAAGGATGGGTTCGTTCTGTAA
- a CDS encoding aminotransferase class V-fold PLP-dependent enzyme, which produces MNNRRSFFRKSAAIGFGAFGLNSLYNELHAEHFSEAEKLWNDNSADNEDYWSVIQDAYTASKSEIIILNNGGVSPSPIAVQEALGKYNKAAAQGPSYYMWRIIDKGREPLRQRLAKLAGCDAEEIAINRNATEALNTIIFGLPLEKGDEIIGTIQDYPNMIQAWKQREMRDGLVYKQLSFDFPIENDEQIVKAYADAVTPKTRIIHVTHIINWVGQIMPVKKICDMAHSKGIEVVVDGAHTFGLLDYKIPDLDCDYFGTSLHKFLSAPVGSGMMWIKKEKIEKIWPLLCNSQPKSKNIRKFETLGTRSFCIEQAIGEAINFQEGIGSKRKQERVHYLKKYWAEKALQIPGVKIHTSLKPEYSCAIAGVSIDGMKPEELDSKLMKDHQIHTVGINWENIHCVRVTPHVYTKISDLDKLVGALEKIAKKA; this is translated from the coding sequence ATGAACAACCGCCGGTCCTTTTTCCGAAAGAGCGCGGCCATTGGCTTTGGCGCCTTTGGTCTCAACAGTCTTTATAATGAACTGCACGCCGAACATTTCAGCGAAGCCGAAAAGCTCTGGAATGATAACAGTGCAGACAATGAAGATTACTGGTCGGTGATTCAGGATGCTTACACGGCGAGCAAGAGCGAGATCATTATCCTCAATAACGGCGGCGTTTCACCTTCTCCGATTGCGGTGCAGGAAGCTTTGGGAAAATACAATAAAGCCGCCGCGCAGGGACCTTCCTATTACATGTGGCGGATCATTGATAAAGGTCGCGAACCCCTCCGCCAGCGTCTGGCCAAACTAGCCGGTTGCGATGCAGAAGAAATAGCGATTAACCGGAATGCGACCGAGGCGCTTAACACCATTATTTTCGGTCTGCCGCTTGAAAAAGGCGACGAGATCATTGGCACCATTCAGGATTATCCGAACATGATCCAGGCATGGAAGCAAAGGGAAATGCGGGATGGATTGGTTTACAAGCAGTTATCATTTGATTTTCCGATTGAAAACGACGAGCAGATTGTGAAAGCATATGCCGACGCGGTTACGCCAAAGACCAGGATCATTCACGTTACGCACATTATCAACTGGGTTGGGCAGATTATGCCGGTGAAAAAGATCTGCGATATGGCGCATAGTAAAGGCATTGAGGTGGTTGTGGATGGTGCGCATACATTTGGTTTGCTGGATTACAAAATCCCCGACCTGGATTGCGACTATTTTGGGACGAGCCTGCACAAGTTTTTGAGCGCACCCGTGGGAAGCGGCATGATGTGGATCAAGAAAGAGAAAATTGAAAAAATATGGCCGTTACTATGCAACAGCCAGCCCAAAAGCAAGAATATCCGCAAGTTCGAAACATTAGGAACACGGAGTTTTTGCATTGAACAAGCCATTGGTGAAGCCATTAATTTCCAGGAGGGCATCGGCTCCAAAAGAAAGCAGGAGCGGGTGCATTATCTGAAAAAATACTGGGCTGAAAAAGCACTGCAAATTCCAGGCGTAAAGATCCATACGTCACTGAAACCCGAATATTCCTGCGCCATTGCCGGCGTGAGCATTGATGGCATGAAGCCCGAGGAACTGGATAGCAAATTGATGAAAGATCACCAGATCCATACGGTGGGCATTAATTGGGAAAACATTCATTGTGTGCGGGTTACACCTCATGTTTATACCAAGATCAGTGATCTGGATAAACTGGTCGGCGCGCTGGAAAAGATCGCGAAAAAGGCCTGA
- a CDS encoding glutathionylspermidine synthase family protein has translation MIKLKSLPNHPEQGLQKVGWDWMLGADTAPYVVSDVVVVNEEQAVQYYEAAGTLYEMLVEAGQYAIDNQLYKEMGIPENLRELIELSWQDDRHIHLYGRFDLAGGIDGEPVKLIEFNADTATCIPETAVVQWAHLRMNGLDESQQFNTLYETLINQFRFLKEANNDLDASILFSTMRGYPEDDTNVALLTEAAREAGFDTDFAYIEEVEFSNGEGIFKMVPDSNDFLRFDFWFKLVPWEYIGNDEPELAVMLTEIVKNRKAVILNPAYTLLFQSKYILKVLWDLYPYHPLLLQTERYALPHKKSVRKVLFGREGANVSILEKGGEVLETVDGEYDDQQKIYQEYLDFPTDGAGNSYQAGVFYAGEACALGFRRGGKILDNKAQFVGHLVD, from the coding sequence ATGATCAAATTAAAATCGCTTCCCAATCACCCGGAACAAGGGCTACAAAAAGTGGGCTGGGATTGGATGCTGGGTGCCGACACGGCTCCTTATGTGGTGAGCGACGTCGTTGTCGTTAACGAGGAGCAGGCTGTTCAATATTACGAGGCTGCCGGAACATTGTATGAAATGCTGGTTGAAGCCGGGCAATATGCCATTGATAACCAGCTTTATAAAGAAATGGGCATTCCTGAAAACCTCAGAGAACTGATCGAGCTCTCCTGGCAGGACGACCGCCACATTCACTTATATGGCCGTTTCGACCTGGCCGGCGGCATCGACGGCGAGCCTGTTAAACTGATCGAGTTCAATGCGGATACAGCCACCTGTATTCCCGAAACGGCTGTTGTGCAGTGGGCGCATTTGCGCATGAACGGGCTGGACGAATCGCAGCAGTTCAACACACTTTATGAGACGCTCATAAACCAATTTCGTTTCCTCAAAGAGGCAAATAATGATCTGGACGCCTCTATTCTGTTCTCCACCATGCGCGGTTACCCGGAGGACGACACCAATGTTGCTTTACTAACCGAAGCCGCAAGGGAGGCTGGATTTGACACGGATTTTGCTTATATAGAGGAAGTTGAGTTTTCCAATGGCGAAGGCATTTTCAAAATGGTGCCAGACTCCAATGACTTTCTGCGCTTTGATTTTTGGTTTAAGCTTGTTCCCTGGGAGTATATCGGCAATGATGAACCGGAGCTGGCTGTCATGCTTACTGAAATTGTGAAAAATCGAAAAGCTGTGATCCTCAATCCGGCCTATACGCTTTTGTTTCAATCGAAATATATTCTTAAAGTCTTGTGGGACCTTTACCCATATCACCCGCTGCTGCTTCAAACGGAGCGATATGCATTGCCGCATAAAAAATCAGTGCGAAAAGTGCTTTTCGGTCGTGAAGGAGCTAATGTTTCGATCCTCGAAAAAGGAGGCGAAGTGCTGGAAACCGTTGACGGTGAATACGATGATCAGCAAAAGATCTATCAGGAATACTTGGATTTTCCAACCGATGGGGCCGGAAATTCGTATCAGGCGGGCGTCTTCTACGCAGGCGAGGCTTGTGCGCTGGGCTTTCGCCGGGGTGGGAAAATCCTGGATAACAAAGCACAATTCGTGGGTCACCTGGTTGACTAA